The Candidatus Binatus sp. genome has a window encoding:
- a CDS encoding DUF1015 domain-containing protein encodes MSALSKRIEPFRALMYNRQIAGDPAQVVAPPYDLIGAARQKQLYERSPYNVVRLELGREADRYGAAEKTLAEWLAAGVVERSARPAIYQYTQTFQVEGRLLHRTGFIARVRLEEFDRGRIVPHERTFPAAKEDRLRLLTALQVNTSSIFALYSGAHPELDRLREQVASREPLIDLVDDLGIRNELRPIEAAGEIALVQRELESPRLLIADGHHRYETALNYRRARRHENASSEPEPYDYTMMTLVACGDPGLVILPTHRVVKSLPAGAIASFTRRASEVFNVEEIAHRDTFRARLNDSGAGAIGVTLKGSSNYLILRLRSRSAMKAAMPGAAAEVRRLDVSVLHALVFDRIFGLGADEIRKGGNIEYTIEIGGALGAVAQGHADGAFLMNPPSIQDVERVSDAGATMPEKSTYFHPKLLTGLVMNPLSDGE; translated from the coding sequence ATGAGCGCGCTCAGCAAACGGATCGAGCCATTTCGCGCGCTGATGTATAATCGTCAAATTGCCGGCGACCCGGCGCAGGTCGTGGCGCCGCCGTACGATTTGATCGGCGCGGCGCGCCAGAAGCAACTCTACGAACGCAGTCCGTACAACGTCGTGCGGCTCGAACTTGGCCGCGAAGCGGATCGCTACGGCGCGGCGGAAAAAACGCTGGCGGAGTGGCTGGCGGCGGGCGTCGTCGAGCGGTCGGCGCGGCCGGCGATTTATCAATACACGCAGACTTTCCAGGTCGAGGGCCGGCTGCTTCATCGCACCGGATTTATCGCGCGAGTCCGGCTCGAGGAATTCGATCGCGGGCGCATCGTGCCCCACGAGCGAACATTCCCAGCCGCGAAGGAGGACCGTCTGCGGCTGCTGACGGCGCTCCAGGTCAACACCAGCTCGATCTTCGCGCTGTACTCGGGCGCGCATCCCGAGCTTGACCGATTGCGCGAGCAGGTGGCCTCGCGCGAGCCGCTGATCGATCTCGTCGATGACCTGGGAATCCGCAACGAGCTGCGGCCGATCGAGGCAGCCGGTGAAATCGCGCTCGTTCAGCGCGAACTCGAATCGCCACGCTTGTTGATCGCCGACGGACACCATCGCTACGAAACCGCGCTGAACTATCGCCGCGCGCGGCGCCACGAGAACGCCTCGAGCGAGCCCGAGCCGTATGACTATACGATGATGACGCTGGTGGCATGCGGCGATCCGGGGCTGGTGATTCTGCCGACGCATCGGGTGGTGAAATCGCTGCCCGCCGGCGCGATCGCGTCGTTCACGCGGCGCGCGAGCGAAGTGTTCAACGTCGAGGAAATCGCGCATCGCGACACATTTCGCGCGCGCCTGAACGATTCGGGCGCCGGCGCAATCGGCGTGACGCTGAAGGGAAGTTCCAACTACCTGATCCTGCGGCTGCGCAGCCGCAGCGCGATGAAGGCCGCGATGCCCGGCGCGGCGGCCGAGGTTCGGCGCCTGGACGTGTCGGTTCTGCACGCGCTGGTGTTCGATCGAATATTCGGCCTCGGCGCCGACGAGATTCGGAAAGGCGGAAACATCGAATACACGATCGAAATCGGCGGCGCGCTCGGCGCAGTCGCGCAGGGACATGCCGACGGTGCGTTCCTGATGAATCCGCCGTCGATCCAGGATGTCGAGCGGGTGAGCGACGCGGGGGCGACGATGCCTGAGAAATCGACTTACTTCCACCCCAAGCTGCTGACCGGCCTGGTGATGAATCCGCTGTCCGACGGCGAATGA
- a CDS encoding histidine phosphatase family protein yields the protein MIKRQSRGSRLVLVRHGETEGESSIRYHGRTDVALSELGRAQMRLAGRALRAHREGGGNFACIFSSPLVRASEGARIIAGDPAPLITIDEFAEVHFGLFEGLTADEIRERYPDEFARWNDDRLAPSYTYPAGESRAGFANRVERGLERMLALWTPRGDSDADDALLIAHRGVIRAIVQKLTSQEPVVELGSIQVIRFDGGWHAEMLDLIDHLGGS from the coding sequence ATGATCAAACGCCAAAGTCGCGGCTCGCGATTGGTCCTGGTTCGCCACGGCGAGACCGAAGGCGAGTCCAGCATCAGGTATCATGGCCGCACCGACGTGGCGCTGTCGGAACTCGGGCGCGCCCAGATGCGCCTGGCGGGCCGGGCGCTCCGGGCGCATCGCGAGGGCGGCGGAAATTTCGCGTGCATTTTTTCCAGCCCACTCGTTCGCGCCTCCGAAGGCGCGCGAATCATAGCCGGCGACCCGGCGCCGCTGATCACGATCGATGAGTTCGCCGAAGTTCACTTCGGATTGTTCGAAGGACTCACCGCCGATGAGATACGCGAGCGTTATCCCGACGAGTTCGCGCGATGGAACGACGACCGGCTCGCGCCGAGCTACACCTATCCCGCGGGCGAGAGCCGGGCCGGCTTTGCCAATCGCGTCGAGCGCGGCCTGGAACGCATGCTGGCTCTATGGACGCCGCGCGGCGATTCGGACGCTGACGACGCGCTGCTGATTGCGCATCGTGGAGTGATTCGCGCGATCGTGCAAAAGCTGACGAGTCAGGAGCCGGTCGTCGAGTTAGGATCGATTCAGGTTATCCGCTTCGACGGCGGTTGGCATGCCGAGATGCTTGATTTGATCGATCATCTGGGCGGCTCCTGA
- a CDS encoding class I SAM-dependent methyltransferase has translation MEPSIYQYPDVFRRAHLESPGEIPAEVVFLEQLWKRHRKRPTHRILDIACGDSPHGRLLAGNGSGFEVVGIDRSPAMIAAGRRKAKAIANLRFYRRPIEKFTLPERRFDAAIFMSETFPVIVENVDLLSHLRSVGRALKRGGLYCIDIDRQDPIPRAPRRTMWRERTARAAGVTLDIREFHRPVAWHSPLHSIYELECTINFPAGAVTTRDLIPVRYTLPSTLELAALASGMFKMAAAYCDLSFTKPLDKCRYRWTGVLRRV, from the coding sequence ATGGAACCGAGCATCTATCAATATCCCGACGTCTTCCGCCGCGCGCATTTGGAAAGTCCCGGCGAAATTCCGGCCGAAGTGGTTTTCCTGGAACAGCTATGGAAGCGCCATCGCAAGCGTCCGACGCATCGCATCCTTGACATCGCGTGCGGCGACTCACCCCACGGGCGTCTGTTGGCGGGCAACGGCAGCGGATTCGAGGTCGTCGGAATCGATCGTTCACCGGCGATGATCGCGGCGGGGCGGCGCAAAGCGAAGGCAATTGCGAATCTTCGCTTTTACCGCCGGCCGATCGAAAAGTTCACTCTTCCCGAGCGCCGCTTCGACGCCGCAATCTTCATGTCCGAAACATTTCCGGTAATCGTCGAGAACGTGGATCTGCTCTCGCATCTCAGATCTGTCGGCCGCGCGCTCAAGCGCGGCGGCTTGTACTGCATCGACATCGATCGCCAGGACCCGATTCCGCGTGCGCCGCGGCGGACGATGTGGCGCGAACGCACCGCGCGCGCCGCCGGGGTTACACTCGACATCCGCGAGTTCCACCGCCCCGTCGCGTGGCACTCGCCGCTGCATTCGATCTACGAACTCGAATGCACCATCAACTTTCCCGCGGGCGCGGTGACCACTCGCGATTTGATTCCGGTGCGCTACACGCTCCCATCCACGCTGGAACTCGCGGCGCTGGCGTCGGGGATGTTCAAAATGGCCGCCGCCTACTGCGACCTGTCATTCACCAAGCCGCTGGACAAATGCCGCTACCGCTGGACGGGCGTGCTGCGCCGCGTGTGA
- a CDS encoding CoA transferase, producing MSKPLEGIKVVEIAQEIQGPFASLILADMGAHVVKVENKETGDLSRWMLAALIGGLEVKNALLSHYFIAMNRGKRSITADLKKPGAIEMIRRMLKSYDVLVTNYRPGVLDRLGLGYDEVRKINPRIVYAQGSSWGPKGPWVTRPSRDTLAQAASGLMAKTGMPADPPLAAGIFVADHSGALSLASGVLAALFARERSGTGQKVDASIYGTMIAMQGMEINYTSLTGVEPERAGRGHQFLRGIWGAFPTSDGHICIAGVDEQRWPSFCRIVGIQHLEKDPEYSDNVIRNFHGDKIQKVLDEIFPTRTTREWLKELIDADILATEVVDYRAMLKSEQARVNGYLLELDHPVAGKVLVSGAPVTINGEVATAAEPAPELGQHTEEVLLELGYTWEEIGALRDSGAV from the coding sequence ATGAGCAAGCCGCTTGAGGGAATCAAGGTCGTCGAGATCGCGCAGGAAATCCAGGGGCCATTTGCGTCGCTGATTTTGGCCGACATGGGCGCCCACGTAGTCAAGGTCGAGAACAAGGAGACCGGAGATCTGAGCCGCTGGATGCTGGCCGCGCTGATTGGCGGACTGGAGGTCAAGAACGCGCTGCTGTCGCATTACTTTATCGCGATGAATCGCGGCAAACGGAGCATCACCGCCGACCTGAAAAAACCCGGCGCGATCGAGATGATCCGCCGGATGCTGAAATCGTACGACGTGCTCGTCACCAACTATCGGCCCGGCGTGCTGGACAGGCTCGGACTCGGCTACGACGAAGTGCGCAAGATAAATCCGCGGATCGTATACGCGCAAGGCAGTTCATGGGGGCCGAAGGGGCCGTGGGTGACGCGGCCGAGCCGCGACACGCTGGCGCAGGCGGCCAGCGGCCTGATGGCGAAGACGGGGATGCCGGCCGACCCGCCGCTGGCGGCGGGGATTTTCGTCGCGGATCATTCGGGAGCACTGAGCCTGGCGAGCGGAGTTCTGGCGGCGCTGTTCGCGCGCGAGCGCAGCGGCACGGGGCAAAAGGTCGACGCGTCGATCTACGGCACGATGATCGCGATGCAGGGGATGGAGATCAATTACACGTCGCTAACCGGCGTCGAGCCAGAGCGCGCCGGCCGCGGGCATCAGTTTCTGCGCGGGATTTGGGGCGCGTTCCCCACCAGCGACGGGCACATCTGCATTGCGGGCGTGGATGAGCAGCGCTGGCCGTCGTTCTGCAGGATCGTCGGAATTCAGCACCTGGAGAAAGATCCCGAGTACTCGGACAACGTGATTCGTAATTTTCATGGCGACAAGATTCAGAAAGTGCTCGACGAGATCTTTCCGACGAGAACGACCAGGGAGTGGCTCAAGGAACTTATCGACGCCGATATCCTGGCGACCGAGGTCGTCGATTACCGCGCGATGCTGAAAAGCGAGCAGGCGCGCGTCAACGGATACCTGCTCGAACTCGACCATCCGGTGGCGGGCAAAGTGCTCGTGTCAGGCGCGCCGGTGACGATCAACGGTGAAGTTGCGACCGCGGCCGAGCCTGCGCCCGAACTCGGGCAGCATACCGAGGAAGTGCTGCTCGAACTCGGCTACACGTGGGAAGAGATCGGCGCGCTGCGCGACAGCGGCGCCGTTTAA
- the eno gene encoding phosphopyruvate hydratase: protein MAASTEIAEIKAREILDSRGNPTIEVDVRLRGGALGRAAVPSGASTGVHEALELRDGDAKRYGGKGVLKAVANVNQTIAARLKGADAANQSALDRALIELDGTANKSKLGANAMLGVSLAAAYASAAANGMPLYRHLNPDARVMPVPQMNVVNGGRHADSNVDMQEFMIVPAGAGNFAEAIRMGAEVFHALAAVLKKRGHSTNVGDEGGFAPNLKSNEEPIEVILEAIAKAGYRPGIDVSLALDPASSEFYEDGKYVFARSDKSARSAEQMVEFYAAWLKKYPIVSIEDGLAEDDWAGWKILTRELGAKTQLVGDDIFVTNPKFLKRGIDEHVANSILIKLNQIGTLTETLATIEMARTAGYTSVISHRSGETEDTTIADLVVAAGTGQIKTGSMSRGERTAKYNRLLRIAEELGAKAKYPGAAVFKRGTAGGKS, encoded by the coding sequence ATGGCGGCATCCACGGAAATCGCAGAGATCAAGGCGCGCGAGATTCTCGACTCGCGCGGAAACCCTACAATCGAAGTTGACGTGCGGCTTCGCGGCGGCGCGCTCGGCCGCGCCGCGGTACCGTCGGGCGCATCGACCGGCGTCCACGAAGCGCTCGAGCTTCGCGACGGCGACGCCAAACGCTACGGCGGCAAGGGCGTGCTGAAAGCGGTCGCCAACGTTAACCAGACGATCGCGGCCAGGCTCAAGGGCGCCGACGCGGCCAATCAGAGCGCGCTTGACCGGGCGCTGATCGAACTGGACGGCACCGCGAACAAATCGAAGCTGGGCGCCAACGCGATGCTCGGCGTATCGCTCGCGGCCGCGTACGCATCTGCCGCAGCCAACGGAATGCCGCTGTATCGGCATCTCAATCCTGACGCGCGCGTGATGCCGGTGCCGCAGATGAACGTGGTCAACGGCGGGCGTCATGCGGACTCGAACGTCGATATGCAGGAGTTCATGATCGTGCCGGCGGGCGCGGGAAATTTCGCCGAGGCAATCCGGATGGGCGCGGAAGTCTTTCATGCGCTGGCCGCCGTGCTCAAGAAACGCGGCCATTCGACCAACGTCGGCGATGAGGGCGGATTCGCGCCGAATCTCAAAAGCAACGAGGAGCCGATCGAGGTGATCCTCGAAGCGATCGCGAAGGCCGGCTACCGCCCCGGCATCGACGTGTCACTCGCGCTCGATCCGGCGTCGAGCGAATTTTACGAAGATGGCAAGTACGTGTTCGCGCGCTCGGACAAAAGCGCGCGCAGCGCGGAGCAGATGGTCGAGTTCTACGCGGCGTGGCTGAAGAAGTATCCGATCGTCTCGATCGAGGACGGGCTGGCCGAAGACGATTGGGCGGGATGGAAAATCCTGACGCGCGAGCTCGGGGCGAAGACGCAACTGGTCGGCGATGACATATTCGTCACCAATCCGAAATTTCTAAAACGCGGAATCGACGAGCACGTCGCGAATTCGATTCTGATCAAGCTCAACCAGATAGGCACGCTGACCGAGACGCTCGCCACGATCGAGATGGCGCGCACGGCGGGATACACCAGTGTGATTTCGCATCGCTCGGGCGAGACCGAAGATACGACGATCGCGGACCTGGTGGTCGCCGCCGGCACGGGACAAATCAAAACCGGATCGATGAGCCGGGGCGAGCGCACCGCGAAATACAACCGGCTGTTGAGAATTGCCGAGGAGCTGGGCGCAAAGGCGAAGTATCCCGGCGCCGCGGTTTTCAAACGCGGTACGGCGGGCGGGAAATCGTGA
- the gpmI gene encoding 2,3-bisphosphoglycerate-independent phosphoglycerate mutase produces MIATRPPVAALVIFDGWGVSKSVASNAIAAAKTPVMNRLYATQAHTELDASGEAVGLPPGVMGNSEVGHLTIGAGRVIYQDLMRITKAIESGDFARNPALADAIKQVVANGATLHIWGLLSDGSVHSHIDHLMALLDVAAANGAGRIAVHAVLDGRDKPPRSALEFIDQLEAKLKQLGRGRIATVTGRYYAMDRDKRWERIERAWRAIVEGDGLAASSAREAVENSYAAGKSDEFVEPHVIGERAPMADGDQVICFNFRADRARELTAAVALDGFSGFRRSRTPKVGYVCMTEYDRSFALALAFAPEDVRNTLAEVLAHAGLRNLRVAETEKYAHVTYFLNGGVEQAFPLEERALIPSSKVATYDLEPAMRAAAIATRAGEGIEGGKFDVIVMNFANPDMVGHTGKFEATVMAVEVADAALGVVIEALAKRGGVALITADHGNAEFMADPATGQAHTAHTTNPVPLILYDPKFKGRLKDGGTLSDVAPTLLAMLEVKAPAEMTGRDLRIAATSG; encoded by the coding sequence GTGATCGCCACGCGGCCGCCGGTTGCAGCGCTGGTGATTTTCGACGGATGGGGAGTCAGCAAGAGCGTCGCGTCAAATGCGATCGCCGCGGCGAAGACTCCCGTGATGAACCGACTCTACGCGACGCAGGCGCATACCGAACTCGACGCGTCGGGCGAGGCGGTAGGCCTGCCGCCGGGCGTGATGGGCAATTCCGAAGTCGGGCATCTCACCATCGGCGCGGGCCGCGTGATCTACCAGGATTTGATGCGAATCACGAAAGCGATCGAGAGCGGGGATTTCGCCCGCAATCCGGCGCTGGCCGATGCGATAAAACAAGTCGTCGCAAACGGCGCCACGCTGCACATCTGGGGACTGCTTTCCGACGGAAGCGTGCACAGTCATATCGATCATTTGATGGCGCTGCTCGACGTCGCTGCTGCGAATGGCGCGGGCAGAATTGCGGTTCACGCCGTGCTCGACGGGCGCGACAAACCGCCGCGCTCGGCGCTTGAGTTTATCGACCAGCTCGAAGCGAAGCTGAAGCAGCTTGGGCGCGGGCGAATCGCGACGGTCACGGGACGCTACTACGCGATGGATCGCGACAAGCGATGGGAGCGAATCGAGCGAGCGTGGCGCGCAATCGTTGAAGGGGATGGCTTGGCCGCGTCGAGCGCGCGCGAGGCAGTGGAGAACTCGTACGCCGCCGGCAAGAGCGATGAGTTCGTCGAGCCGCACGTGATCGGGGAGCGAGCGCCGATGGCGGACGGCGACCAGGTCATCTGCTTCAACTTCCGCGCGGACCGGGCGCGCGAACTGACGGCCGCGGTCGCGCTGGACGGATTTTCCGGCTTTCGGCGTTCGCGCACCCCAAAAGTCGGCTACGTGTGCATGACCGAGTACGACCGTTCGTTCGCACTCGCGTTGGCGTTTGCGCCCGAAGACGTGCGCAACACGCTCGCCGAGGTGCTGGCGCACGCGGGGCTCAGGAATTTGCGCGTCGCGGAGACCGAGAAATATGCGCACGTCACCTATTTCCTCAACGGCGGGGTCGAGCAGGCGTTCCCGCTCGAAGAGCGCGCGCTGATTCCGTCATCGAAGGTCGCGACCTACGACCTCGAGCCGGCGATGAGGGCGGCGGCAATCGCAACCCGGGCCGGCGAGGGAATCGAAGGCGGCAAGTTCGACGTGATCGTGATGAACTTCGCCAATCCCGACATGGTCGGCCATACCGGCAAGTTCGAGGCGACGGTGATGGCGGTCGAGGTGGCGGACGCGGCGTTGGGCGTCGTGATCGAGGCGCTCGCAAAGCGCGGGGGCGTCGCGCTGATCACAGCGGATCACGGCAACGCGGAATTCATGGCCGATCCCGCGACCGGACAGGCGCATACCGCGCATACCACGAATCCGGTGCCGCTGATTCTTTACGATCCGAAATTCAAAGGGCGGCTCAAGGACGGGGGGACGCTCTCGGACGTGGCGCCGACGCTGCTCGCGATGCTTGAAGTGAAAGCGCCGGCCGAGATGACGGGGCGCGATTTGCGGATCGCGGCTACCAGCGGATGA
- a CDS encoding nitric oxide reductase activation protein NorD, with amino-acid sequence MPEIAEKAQDLFEIKGVLTKFMRMLFPLEFRIDSLANSGPMLPFHYPLLPGEMIYLPERLEPFGTRGDAYIYYFVTTAHLAARHDFGTFKLKLADIAGFEERGETGVEAIDSFVASFDDPGLAGALMRLAESARIDAELARRYRGLAPRIAGLNRSLLARLHPESLSTMLVRAALDLEATGEGLDSPLVRMAARQFAPVRERGADVMTSVRQVISLYNWLQELIRDARERGEGDPLSEEEAEMMRNDLIKGIKGSETQTAGEGDEGEDGDGGGEPDQNVQMDVSGKQSKGGKGRALSPEELRKLIEQGAELKPSQGNGSADGDGMYLTQLTGKQLSELEQMREQLGEVGSVTGQGRLMIGRGRQDSYYAYDEWDYVLNDYRRNWCRLREIPLAGDEGDFFENTLVRYAEMLPGVRRNFQRIRPASYRMVRGLEDGEEIDIDRTIEARVARLMGETPDGRFYKARKKEARDVATLFLLDMSASTDEPVHREPRKHTDDDDTDDWMKAWQRRPQTANRPRRIIDVNKEALVIMAQALEEIGDSYAIMGFSGHGRDNVEFYVIKEFDQELTDEVKARVGAVEPKRSTRMGAAIRHVREKFKDVSSRAKHMILLSDGFPQDFDYGHDRRSNAYGIQDTMVALKELELAGVLPFCITVDKTGHDYLRQMCQSSRYLVIEDIASLPRQLPKIYEQVIRW; translated from the coding sequence ATGCCTGAAATTGCCGAAAAAGCGCAGGACCTGTTCGAAATCAAGGGCGTGCTGACGAAGTTCATGCGGATGTTGTTTCCGCTTGAGTTCCGCATCGACTCGCTTGCCAACAGCGGCCCGATGCTGCCGTTTCACTATCCGCTCCTGCCGGGCGAAATGATCTATCTGCCCGAGCGGCTGGAACCGTTCGGCACTCGCGGCGACGCCTACATCTACTATTTCGTTACCACCGCCCATCTGGCGGCGCGTCATGACTTCGGCACCTTCAAGCTGAAGCTCGCGGACATCGCAGGCTTCGAAGAGCGCGGCGAGACCGGCGTCGAGGCGATCGACAGCTTCGTCGCGTCGTTCGACGACCCGGGCCTGGCTGGCGCTCTGATGCGGCTGGCGGAGTCGGCGCGAATCGACGCCGAACTGGCGCGCCGTTATCGCGGACTTGCACCGCGCATCGCGGGCCTCAATCGCTCGCTGCTGGCTCGGCTTCATCCCGAGTCTTTGAGTACGATGCTGGTGCGCGCGGCGCTCGATCTCGAGGCGACCGGCGAAGGGCTGGATTCCCCGCTGGTGCGGATGGCCGCGCGACAGTTCGCTCCCGTTCGCGAGCGCGGCGCCGACGTCATGACCAGCGTCCGCCAGGTCATCTCGCTCTACAATTGGCTCCAGGAGCTGATTCGGGATGCGCGCGAACGCGGCGAAGGCGATCCGCTAAGCGAAGAAGAAGCCGAGATGATGCGCAACGACCTGATCAAGGGAATCAAGGGGTCGGAAACGCAGACCGCCGGCGAAGGCGATGAAGGCGAAGATGGCGACGGCGGCGGCGAGCCCGATCAGAACGTTCAGATGGACGTCTCGGGCAAGCAATCCAAGGGCGGCAAGGGCAGGGCGCTCTCGCCTGAGGAATTGCGCAAGCTCATCGAGCAGGGCGCCGAGCTCAAACCGTCGCAAGGCAACGGCAGCGCCGACGGCGACGGCATGTACCTGACGCAACTGACGGGCAAGCAGCTCAGCGAGCTCGAGCAGATGCGCGAGCAGCTCGGCGAGGTCGGTTCCGTCACCGGTCAGGGACGCTTGATGATCGGCCGCGGCCGCCAGGATTCCTACTACGCCTACGACGAATGGGACTACGTGCTGAACGATTACCGCCGCAACTGGTGCCGGCTGCGCGAAATTCCGCTGGCCGGCGACGAGGGCGATTTTTTCGAGAACACGCTCGTTCGCTACGCCGAGATGCTGCCCGGCGTCCGGCGCAACTTCCAGCGCATCCGCCCGGCATCGTACCGGATGGTCCGCGGACTCGAGGACGGCGAAGAAATCGACATCGATCGCACCATCGAGGCTCGCGTGGCGCGTCTGATGGGCGAGACGCCCGACGGCCGCTTCTACAAGGCGCGCAAGAAAGAGGCGCGCGACGTCGCCACCCTGTTCCTGCTCGACATGTCGGCTTCGACCGACGAGCCGGTCCATCGCGAGCCGCGCAAGCATACCGACGATGACGACACCGACGACTGGATGAAGGCGTGGCAGCGCCGCCCGCAGACCGCCAATCGTCCCCGCCGCATCATCGACGTAAACAAGGAAGCGCTCGTCATCATGGCGCAGGCGCTCGAGGAAATCGGCGACTCGTACGCGATCATGGGCTTCTCCGGACACGGCCGCGACAACGTCGAGTTTTACGTGATCAAGGAATTCGATCAGGAACTCACCGACGAGGTGAAGGCCCGCGTCGGCGCCGTCGAACCCAAGCGCTCAACCCGGATGGGCGCTGCGATTCGCCACGTGCGCGAGAAATTCAAGGACGTGTCCTCGCGCGCCAAGCACATGATCCTGCTCAGCGACGGTTTCCCGCAGGATTTCGACTACGGCCACGATCGCCGCTCGAACGCCTACGGCATTCAGGACACGATGGTCGCGTTGAAGGAACTCGAGTTGGCCGGCGTGCTGCCGTTCTGCATCACGGTCGACAAAACCGGCCACGACTACTTGCGCCAGATGTGCCAATCGTCGCGCTACCTGGTGATCGAGGACATCGCATCGCTGCCGCGCCAGTTGCCCAAGATTTACGAGCAAGTCATCCGCTGGTAG
- a CDS encoding DUF3800 domain-containing protein, which translates to MPSLQAEAMRALHGLFNHSCFAIPRRPLKVALYVYLDESGKFHDGTGFICLCGYMGEDAQLAKFNGRWARLLKDSHLSSLHTTKFPSQSKTLGLDKTEADKLLTKFVDIIRESELFGFAVGVDGKYFKQKLKLAGRPDVDPALFAIHRILREMREACAQVHNHQPRIMLTFDESEDYSITCYKLISRLRKANPEVREMILAITFADDEHFSPLQAADLLANLTNKYWRDSLTEASPKVPELLKRLLTPPAPGKGVAMWHKPEFWNAAEIDAHLAAIVAAKGMPNKL; encoded by the coding sequence ATGCCCTCTCTACAAGCTGAGGCAATGCGGGCGCTTCATGGGCTCTTCAATCACTCCTGTTTTGCGATTCCGAGGCGACCGCTGAAAGTGGCCCTATACGTCTATCTAGATGAAAGCGGCAAGTTCCATGATGGAACAGGCTTCATCTGCCTGTGCGGATACATGGGCGAGGATGCGCAGTTAGCAAAGTTCAATGGACGTTGGGCGCGGCTACTTAAGGACTCCCATCTTTCAAGTCTCCACACAACGAAATTTCCTTCTCAAAGCAAAACACTTGGCCTAGACAAAACGGAAGCGGACAAACTTCTGACGAAGTTCGTCGATATAATTCGCGAGTCTGAACTGTTCGGATTCGCCGTGGGTGTGGACGGAAAATACTTCAAACAGAAACTGAAATTGGCGGGCCGTCCAGACGTAGACCCCGCGCTGTTCGCAATTCATCGCATCTTGCGCGAGATGCGCGAGGCGTGCGCACAAGTGCACAACCACCAACCGCGCATCATGCTCACGTTCGATGAATCCGAGGACTATTCGATCACGTGCTACAAACTAATTTCGCGACTACGAAAGGCAAATCCAGAAGTCAGAGAAATGATTTTGGCAATCACCTTTGCCGACGATGAGCATTTTTCTCCGCTTCAAGCCGCCGACCTGCTCGCAAACCTGACGAACAAATATTGGCGCGATAGTCTGACTGAGGCATCGCCAAAAGTGCCTGAATTGCTTAAGCGGCTTCTGACTCCGCCAGCACCTGGTAAGGGTGTAGCCATGTGGCATAAGCCCGAATTTTGGAACGCCGCAGAGATCGATGCGCACTTGGCGGCCATCGTCGCTGCCAAGGGGATGCCGAATAAGCTGTGA
- a CDS encoding HNH endonuclease signature motif containing protein produces MTKPRPPLSKELQLRVFRRDKWVCRWCNRPVIFAPVMRLIESKVRNAGRVEPLSYYHTHWTRDGAPLLDELGAVIDHIEAHSTGGSSEEPNLATACCRCNVRKSAASMHEWAKRPQRKPIKGKYGEPQHWDGLSALFVVLAKRDRSGLTASEKDWLRVLAGATADAR; encoded by the coding sequence GTGACCAAACCACGACCACCGCTATCGAAAGAATTGCAGTTGCGCGTTTTTCGGCGCGACAAATGGGTCTGCCGCTGGTGCAACCGGCCCGTGATCTTCGCGCCGGTCATGCGACTCATAGAAAGCAAGGTGAGAAACGCGGGCAGGGTTGAACCGCTTTCGTATTATCACACCCATTGGACACGCGACGGCGCGCCGCTGCTCGACGAACTGGGCGCGGTGATTGATCACATCGAAGCGCACTCCACTGGCGGATCGAGCGAAGAACCGAACCTCGCGACGGCGTGCTGCAGATGTAACGTGCGGAAAAGCGCCGCTTCGATGCACGAATGGGCCAAGCGCCCTCAGCGAAAACCGATCAAGGGAAAGTACGGAGAACCGCAACACTGGGACGGCCTGTCGGCGTTGTTCGTCGTTCTCGCAAAACGTGATCGGAGTGGCCTGACAGCTTCCGAGAAAGATTGGCTGAGAGTTCTCGCCGGAGCGACTGCCGATGCGCGCTAA